From Trichoderma atroviride chromosome 1, complete sequence, one genomic window encodes:
- a CDS encoding uncharacterized protein (TransMembrane:5 (o180-199i206-222o242-257i264-282o288-307i)) encodes MATETLTKLTRAEVERHNTERDCYVTLGNKVYDVTSFLFDHPGGHKLILDYAGKDIKDILEDGVSHTHSDAAYDILDDSLVGYLKPEQNGSANGAANGEYVHPRTGMSNEEDLSKDTDYNQDYKKHKFLDLSKPLFAQLWYGNFSKKFYLDQVHRPRHYKGGQSAPLFGNFLEPLTKTPWWVIPLLWLPCDSYGSYLAFQGWENPIIPAAYWVLGFFIWSLVEYGLHRFLFHLDDYLPDNRYGIIAHFLLHGIHHYLPMDRYRLVMPPTMFVLLATPFWYLAHTVFAYNWYAATAVYCGGIFGYICYDLTHYFLHHENLPLWYKDLKKYHLEHHFLEYELGFGVTTRFWDNVFGTELKPNVIKTQ; translated from the exons ATGGCTACCGAAACTCTCACTAAACTCACTCGCGCCGAAGTCGAGAGACACAACACTGAGCGGGACTGTTATGTCACTCTCGGCAACAAGGTCTACGACGTTACAAGCTTCCTGTTCGACCATCCCGGCGGCCACAAGCTCATCCTCGACTATGCTGGCAAGGACATCAAGGACATCTTGGAGGACGGCGTCTCGCACACCCATTCAGATGCTGCATATGACATACTCGACGACTCTCTTGTCGGCTACCTGAAGCCAGAGCAGAATGGATCCGCCAATGGAGCCGCCAATGGCGAGTATGTGCACCCGAGAACTGGCATGTCCAACGAAGAAGATCTCAGCAAGGACACGGATTACAATCAAGACTATAAGAAACACAAGTTTTTGGATTTGAGCAAGCCTTTGTTTGCCCAGCTCTGGTACGGCAACTTCTCCAAGAAGTTCTACCTTGACCAAGTGCATCGTCCACGCCATTACAAGGGCGGCCAGTCTGCTCCCCTCTTTGGCAACTTCCTCGAGCCGCTCACAAAGACCCCTTGGTGGGTGATTCCTCTTCTCTGGCTCCCTTGCGACTCATATGGCTCCTATTTGGCCTTCCAAGGTTGGGAAAATCCCATCATCCCTGCCGCATATTGGGTCCTTGGCTTTTTCATTTGGAGCCTTGTCGAATATGGACTGCACAGATTCTTGTTCCATCTTGATGA CTACCTTCCTGATAATAGATATGGCATCATTGCACACTTCTTGCTTCACGGCATCCATCACTACTTGCCCATGGATAGGTATAGACTTGTCATGCCTCCCACCATGTTCGTGTTGCTTGCAACTCCGTTCTGGTATCTCGCCCACACCGTTTTCGCCTACAACTGGTATGCCGCGACCGCGGTCTACTGTGGCGGCATCTTTGGTTATATCTGCTATGACCTGACCCACTACTTCCTCCACCACGAGAACTTGCCTCTCTGGTACAAGGATCTCAAGAAGTACCACCTGGAGCACCATTTCCTTGAGTACGAGCTCGGCTTTGGCGTCACTACCAGATTCTGGGACAACGTATTCGGCACAGAGCTGAAGCCCAACGTCATCAAGACTCAATAA